In Miscanthus floridulus cultivar M001 chromosome 19, ASM1932011v1, whole genome shotgun sequence, the DNA window GGATGCTCTGGAAGCAGTGTAATGACATTGTTTTTCAACAATGGCTCTCCATCTGCCCAGTTACTCCTTACGAGCAGTGAATGATAAGATACACATGTGGTGCCATGCCGGTGCTAAGGGTCTGGTGGCTTTAGAAGCCACAATACAGTGCTTCTGCCACTGTGTGGTGCTGAGGACGAAGACTGACCAGTGTGGTACTGACCACCATATACAAATCCACCGCCTCAGGCAAACCCTTGTCCATACATGCTCTGCTACTCGGTCTGTCCCCGAGCTACAAGTGTCTCAAAGTTTGGGAACTGCTCAGGCTCACTCTCAGCCTCTGTCTCTGTCTCCTCTGAGCCTGCCGGAGACACATCTAAACCAGCATGCATCTTAAGCTCCTTTAGGTGTCTCGTGTTCTCTCGGATCCTCTGTGAATCTTTCTTTCTTGCTTGCCTCTCCTTGTGCACCTTCTCATGTGTGCTCTTGCACATAGACAAAATGGTCTTCAGAACCTTTACGATGGACGAGGAGTCATGGTCCCTATCTGACCTAAACTCTGGAAAGTCCCACACATGGGGAATGCCAGACTGACAGGGGGCACCCATGGCGCCTGCTGAGGTGCTAGTTGCTATTGTGCCTGCTGCTGTGGGTGCTGTTGTGCCTGCTGCTGTTGGCTCACCTTCGGGAGCTGGAGGGGGAGGTACAGTGGGATTCTTGGCTGGCACTAACTGCAGAGGCTTATGCTTGAGATCATTCAGAATTATCCTTGTCACATCCCCTGCCACATTCTCTAACATGATCTTGATGTAAGGTGCCAAGCCACAATAGTTCTGAGGGTTCTGTGATATGATCTTGATCTCCTCCCACACAAAGTCAAATACACTAAAAGGTGGGGCCCTTTCCCTCATCCTAGCAAGCAAATTTCTCATGTAGTTGGGCACATGAGAACCATATCCCTCTCTAAGATAGAtcgtcttcctgaacatcctgttgAGAATGGAGAAGTAAGTGTACAAGCCATTTACCTTCTCAAAATTTCCTTGATTTGCAGCATGGTACATGAACTTGGTCCTCGATGCAGGCAACACATGCTCGCTGTGAATCTGAGGACGACTCAAGTCATTGCCACTAAAGCCAAGTACCTTAGCAAACATCTCATATGTAATGGAGTAATCTCCTCCATTAAGTCTCCAATGCTAGTTTCTTCTATGTTCAGCCCTTTCATCAAAGAAAGCAGTAGCAAAGAATTGGGCTATCAACTCCACATTCCAATCTCTCCTATAACCCAAAAGTGTCTTCAACCCTCTAGAAGTGCATGCATCAATGATCTGGTTCAAGATTGGGTCATTGTGCTTTTTCATGCTTTCCCAATCTATATACTGAGACACCAGGACTGGATTAGCCTTTGAAATGATTACAGTCTCACAGAAATCCTCTTGAAAGCGAGTGTGAAACCTAAAGTCAAAAGCATCTCTAGGTGTACTCCTAGGATCCACTCTCCTCGAATCTCTCACAACCTTAGTCATACCTTCATACATGTAATTGGTTAGAGTTCTATACGGAGCTCCTGGCTAACGCATTCGAAGCATGAATCGATGCTGAATAGGAGCTTGATGACTTGACCTTGACCCATGCTGCCTTGGAGTCATACCAGCACCCATGTAATTGGTTGGAGTTATATGCGCAGGAGCTGATGGCTTTCTCATTTGAAGCATGACTGGATCCTGAATAGGAGCTTGCTGACTTGAGCTTGACTCATGCTGCCTTGGAGCGTTTCTTTTGCCATGAGGACGCTCAGATGGCTCATCTTCCTTTATCTCTTCCTCAGTTTCATCATCTGTGGAGGTGCCAGGTAACTCAGCTTCCTCATCAATGTGCGAAGTGCCTCGGGGAAGATCCTCACTAGCTAGCCGCTTAGCTGCTAATCTACTCGGCCTGTGAACAGCCCCGCTGTCCTCAGGAGCATTTGCTGCTCCTGTGGCCCCGGTGTCGGTGCTATGCCTTCCCCTCACAGCCCTTCTCTGACGGGGATCCCTTCTAATATACATCTTTGCTGACCCTGAGATCAAAAGATAGATAAAGTTTGCATAAGATATCAGGTAAATAAGATAGAACATTTGAAGCACAAGGAATTTAAGTTTGTGCAAATTTGAAGGTAGGCTGCAAAAACAGGCTTAGACAGTTTTAGAAACAGGCTTAGCCAATTTTAGAAACAGGCTTAGCCAGTTTTTGTAAACAGCCAAAAATTTACACAAACATGCTCAACTGAGAGATATAACAATGATGTAATCAATGGAAGTGATCAAGGGCTTGGATAGATTGGATGCATTTCTCAAAACTCAATTTTGGGAGTTCTTTGCAAAATCAGGCTTAGCCGGTTTCAGAAACCAGCTAAGCCAGTTTTGGCAGTGTACACCCAAATTTTGATTTCTTGCAATGTAGCCAAACAAACTGATTTTTCCTTCAAGGTATAGCAATTAGGGCATCGATGGAACACTTCTACCAAAGGGATTCAAAAGACATTTGCTATACCAGTATAACGCCCTCAAAAACGCAGGCGTAACTATGTTTCCAAATCTCCCAAGCAACTAAGATTATCAGTGAATTAAGCCCTTTCTTTACCTCCTTCGGCATCATCGACACTACTGGAGAAGTagtgatcatgacaaggaggGGGGCACCAGATATCGTGTCAATCAATTTGTCTAGCTAGCTTCCTGTTTTGTCTAGGTGTTTATGTGCAGCCCCTTAGTCATGTTGCATGTTCCTAGTATAAGCCAACAAGAATATGATAATGGAATAAAATGGGTTGCACCAGAATGTAGCATTTAAAACATAAACACAAAAAAGTACCAGCAACAATATGGTATAAGATAAGACTAACCAGATTTAACAACTGGAGATGGTGGTAGGATATTCACAGATAGGTCAGCTAAAGTATGTAATGCATCAAGAGCTGAACTTTCATCTGCAAAACAAGGGCGGATTGATGGTTTGCACTGTATAGACGTAATGAAACAAGAACTAACAGGTTACCCTAAAACTAAATAAGCATCACACTGAAGTAGTAGAGCATGAGTGTATATCAAAACCAAATGACTAAACTAAAACGAACACTTAGGACATATTTATGGCAGGAAAAACTCAGTCTGATACCTGACAAAAATTTATAGTTCTACCTATGTTTCCCAGGTTACAGAAATCATTAAATCTTATATTATAGTGCAATGCAACACGTACATAAGACAAACAATATTATAATAGAATTTGGATCATGACAAAACATGAGTTCTTGACATTCAAGGAAGATAATGCAACCACATAAATCAGGTGAAAACATGAAAGGTTTTACAGGtaggtaaaagaaaagaaaacaagtgTTTCTggttaagaagaagaaaagaaaatgaaatcATTAATTTTTCCTTCATGGAAAAATGTGCTCAGCGCATTCTCTAAAAATAAATTGTGATAAAATTCGCTTTGCTGAAAGAGACAAAAATCTCATGTGCAAAAAGAAACCGCAGAGGGACTTGCAAGGTTAATGGCCGACTACATTGACACCAAGACTGGCCACATTAAGGAATCAGATGGGTTTTTTTGTGCTCTAATACTAGTAAGTTGCAGAATCAATTTAAGAATAATATTTTCAcagtataaaaaaaataaacgGTATGTTCTTGAACAAGAAAATTAGACATAACTCAGATCCCTACTAAATAGTAATAACAAATCAAAAAGAGATCTCATGAGACTAGAAGATTATGCTATCTGCATGATTGATACTTGGCAGAATCATATCTAGCATCCGGATTGTTATTATGAGGGATCTTATATCAGATTTATGATCATCAAAAGATATTCGTATTACTGACTTCAAAAACAGGATACGAAGCATAGCCATAGATTTAGGGTACTAGTAACTTCATACTATTGTAAATCCAAACTTAAGATAGATGCTTGTGCAGTCAAGATGTCAATTGACTGATGCTCTGCTGCCTAAAAGCCCAGTGCCAAAATGACTGACATACACTACAGAGCTTAACAAAGTAAACAGAATCCAGAATTATTTTATCTGCATTCTGGTTCTAGTATGAAATAGGACCGTATTCTTTGTTGGCCCTCGATctccctgcacaggtaagcagcAAGCTTACCAGCACACCCACACACACTCACTCGGCTGGAggttgaagaagtttgaggacagagagcacacacacagcacaacaCGAACACAGCAGCTCTGCTGCTTCAGAGGTGTGGCAAACTGAGCTAACTTCCATTGCCTTTTGGTGTAGTATATGTGCAAGCTACGAGTACCATATAAGGTACAAACTACTCCTATGTCCTCTAGGACATGGCTGATATCAGCCCACTACCTGTCCAATTTTGTACTAGATGGCCTATGTTGCCATTCTTGCTACAGCACCTGCAAGCCAATCTCACTAGCTGCCAATCTTACTAGCTGCCAATCTTAATCTGCAGCAACCAAACAAAAGAGAGATtgggggagcagcagattatgtcttacatTCTTCTGAGCAAACTAAATTGTGTACTCCAAGCTATAGCAACCAAAGCATATCAAAGTCGATTATGAGTTCAGTGACAGAAGAGAACAATCACCGATTTTCATTGGCCTGCTGGAACTAGCTCCCATAATATTGCATTTGTGGAACCAAACCATTATTCCATACAATTCTGTATATCCCAGATTCCCACAGCCAATATAATATCTGACAAATTATGTATGTTTCCTAGCTGTACAAAAATCACTCCTGTCCTGTTACAAAGACCAGACATGTGTACATTGGAATATGTCAAATTACCTCCAAAACGTTTTTTCTTCGACAAAGAAAGGCATCCATAGCTCAATGAAGCAGGCTGAGGTTGCAATAGATAAGTATAATCTGAATCAGATGTCTTAAACACAGATTGAAATTCTGCACGACCACGCTTCTGTGGCCTCGTAGAAGCTTTTGGTGAATCATTGCTTTCTCGATCACTGTTACTTCCATCCTACAGTCCATAACAGATTTCCTTGTCAGTATTTTCAATAAATGTAACTGAAGCATATAGCATTATTCTGAAATGTAATTCATGGCTGCTGAAGCCACATAGCCCATCACATAAGGAGTTGAACCCAGCAAGACAATTCGGTACAATTACTTGTGTGCAACAAATAGTTCCAGATCTTAGCATTTGTGACTGATGCAAAACTAATTACTGATTTTGCATATAATAATAAGCAAAAAAAATGTTTTTGAGGCATTTTTTTCCTCAAACGACGCAGTAGAgctgtgtcatttcattaagagaaCAAAAAACAAATGGAGGAGAGGCAGAGCCTGTTCCCCCAAGTAACCAATTACAAGACTCTTAGCACCACACACTATGAAAAACAGACGACCACTACCCAAAAAAGCGCCTAAACAGCTATAGGCAGCAACCTACTAAGAAGCTGTTGCAGAGCCTTAGCTCCAGCCCAACACCACAACATACACTCTTCAGTATCAGTAACTACAGCTAAAACTCTTTGAACACAAGGACTAGCACCCTCAAAGACACAAGCATTCCTATGCTTCCACAACTCCCAAGCAACCAGAATGATGAGTGAATTCAATCCTTTTCTTATTTCTTTTGGAACATCCTTGATTGTTTTGCACCACCAGCTAGAAAAACGAGAATCCACTAGCTTCGGTGCAAGGGGAAGCAAGCCCAACACATGAAAGATAGTCGTCCAAACCTGCCTTGCGAAAACACAAGCAACCAGGATAATCTGTATTGTTTCATCAGCTTGATCACATAGGGGGCAAACAGACGGTGAGGAAGTCCTCTTTTTGCAAGGCGGTCAGCTGTCCAACAGCGGCCCTTAATTGCCAACCAAATGAAGAATTTGCAACAGAGAGGGCCCCAAGATTTCCAAACCCACTTCCAAGGTGCAAAAATGATGGTCCCAGTAAAAAAATGCCCTGTAGGCTGATTTGCTCAACGAAGAACTAGACCCCGTAAGCCACCACTGATGATGATCAGGGATGTCCAGATGGAGATTAAAATCATCAACCAAGTCCCAGATTTGCAGGTACTCCACCAGGACCTCTACTGTTAGGGCCCCCTTGATGTCTGACACCCATCTTCTGTTATGCAAAGCTTGAGCCACCGTTTGTTGCTTCACTGCTCTCTTGGGATGTTTTTGAGGCATTGCTAACGATATTACTCTTAAGTACTTGGTCTCAAAGATGCAAACAGAAAAGGAGAAAAATGTCTTGTTCAAGTGTCAACTTCTATGAACATTCACACGATTTTTCATGTATTTGAGAAAAGAATTAAACAAGACATGGAAATAGTAACCCCTATAGTGTTTGACCACTTAAATATAGTCTCACCAGAATATTGTAGTGATCGGTCATCATTGCAATTAACCCCGCAGCAGTTGCTGTTCCCTCCAGAAGAGATAAGTATGCCTGGATATGCCACATAACTTAATACTCTGGAACAATAAAGCGTATATAGGAATATAGTTGCGAAATTAGCAGAAAAATGTGAGAACAAGCAAACCAACCATTGCTACCTTGATCCATTGAACTGATCTATAGAAATTTAGGTTATCAAATGGAATGGGAGTGGGTGTATAACATGACCAGCCCAATACTTACCTTATACATGTTGTAAAGAGACTCCACCATGTCAGATGTTCTATCATGGATAGCACCAGCAATCTAGAAAGTGAAATGAAAAATCAGTAAATTGAAGAAGGTACCTGATAGGAACCCTAGTCCTACCGGGAAC includes these proteins:
- the LOC136528189 gene encoding uncharacterized protein, yielding MLGSQWSKDELECFYGAYRKHGKDWRKIAGAIHDRTSDMVESLYNMYKAYLSLLEGTATAAGLIAMMTDHYNILDGSNSDRESNDSPKASTRPQKRGRAEFQSVFKTSDSDYTYLLQPQPASLSYGCLSLSKKKRFGDESSALDALHTLADLSVNILPPSPVVKSGSAKMYIRRDPRQRRAVRGRHSTDTGATGAANAPEDSGAVHRPSRLAAKRLASEDLPRGTSHIDEEAELPGTSTDDETEEEIKEDEPSERPHGKRNAPRQHESSSSQQAPIQDPVMLQMRKPSAPAHITPTNYMGAGMTPRQHGSRSSHQAPIQHRFMLRMR